The following are encoded in a window of Telmatobacter sp. DSM 110680 genomic DNA:
- a CDS encoding DoxX family membrane protein produces the protein MKIAATVARYLLGLIFVFFGSNLLFHFLPNPPQPPGPLANFNSALTESHYIYALGFFQLVPGILLLINRYVPLALTVLAAMIVNIDLIHITMAPSGLPVAAVVSILWLLVFLRVRGAFSGIFEPLPQP, from the coding sequence GTGAAGATTGCTGCAACGGTTGCCCGCTATTTGCTGGGCCTGATCTTTGTCTTCTTTGGCTCGAATTTACTGTTTCATTTTCTACCGAATCCGCCGCAGCCGCCGGGCCCCCTAGCCAACTTCAACAGCGCACTCACAGAGTCGCACTACATCTACGCCCTGGGATTCTTTCAGTTGGTGCCCGGGATTTTGCTGCTCATCAACCGCTATGTGCCACTAGCTTTGACCGTACTAGCGGCGATGATTGTGAACATCGATCTGATTCATATCACCATGGCGCCCAGCGGATTGCCGGTTGCAGCGGTGGTGTCGATTCTGTGGCTGCTGGTGTTTTTGCGGGTGAGGGGCGCGTTCTCCGGAATTTTCGAGCCTCTGCCGCAGCCGTGA
- the lipB gene encoding lipoyl(octanoyl) transferase LipB, with protein MIDYLYLGRVAYDEGLRLQAEIAALRLESRVDNILLLLEHPPVLTLGRNARRENVLASDELLAQRGVSLHEINRGGDVTYHGPGQLVGYPIFDLRSLQNAKGGRLGPVDFVRMMEEALIRVCGVYGVRAGRIAGLTGVWCSGAVSGDDAAQHSRKEKDRKIGAIGIHVSRGITSHGFAFNVTTDLRDFQLINPCGITDKPVTSLEREVPEGVKVPGLEEIALQAARQFGHVFGQQVLAVENLDALRALAAAKTQTRAEDTPLEVPAEVKRLHGDPEPPARA; from the coding sequence ATGATCGACTATCTCTATCTGGGCCGTGTGGCATACGACGAAGGGCTTCGGCTACAAGCCGAGATTGCAGCGCTCCGGCTCGAAAGCCGCGTGGATAACATTCTGCTTCTGCTGGAACATCCGCCGGTGTTGACACTCGGGCGGAATGCGCGACGCGAGAATGTGCTGGCCTCAGACGAGCTGCTGGCCCAACGTGGGGTTTCGCTGCACGAGATCAATCGCGGCGGCGATGTTACCTATCACGGACCGGGACAACTGGTGGGCTATCCAATCTTCGATCTGCGCAGCCTGCAGAATGCGAAGGGCGGGCGGCTCGGGCCGGTCGACTTTGTGCGCATGATGGAAGAAGCACTGATCCGGGTGTGCGGCGTGTACGGCGTACGGGCAGGGCGGATCGCGGGGCTGACGGGTGTGTGGTGCAGTGGCGCTGTGTCGGGCGACGATGCGGCGCAGCATTCGCGAAAAGAGAAGGATCGGAAGATTGGCGCGATCGGCATTCATGTTTCGCGTGGCATAACCTCGCATGGATTTGCTTTCAACGTGACGACGGATTTGCGGGATTTTCAGCTGATCAATCCCTGCGGTATCACCGATAAGCCGGTAACGAGCCTGGAGCGGGAAGTGCCGGAGGGAGTGAAGGTGCCGGGTCTTGAGGAGATTGCGCTCCAGGCCGCTCGCCAGTTCGGACACGTCTTCGGACAACAGGTGCTGGCGGTAGAGAACCTCGACGCGCTACGGGCACTGGCTGCTGCAAAAACGCAAACGCGAGCGGAGGACACGCCGCTGGAAGTTCCCGCCGAGGTGAAGCGACTGCATGGCGATCCGGAGCCGCCGGCGCGCGCTTGA
- the sucB gene encoding 2-oxoglutarate dehydrogenase, E2 component, dihydrolipoamide succinyltransferase, producing the protein MPTDVIMPQMGESIVEGTITKWLKKVGDTVEKDEPLFEISTDKVDAEIPSPVAGVLTEIKFPEGATVGINTVVAVLGESGSVAKVAASPKSTEKAAAPKSASSATSPAKSEPEAVSETKAPPAAARATSSGIEIVMPQMGESIFEGTITKWLKKVGDTVEKDESLFEISTDKVDAEIPSPVAGVLTEIKAAEGETVQINVVVAVIGGSSTSNAGDGTFGATEVAPRLEVKSGVEFEAASPATPIGDGRKVKSSPLVRKIAKEHNVDLKLVSGSGSEGRINKDDILRHISQRGVKAAGATKSQSSAPQVPQPKALTSDVVPLTKMRSIIAQRMVESKRTIPHVHSVYKVDMTRIARLREREKAGFEQRHGVKLTYMPFIAVAAVEALRRFPIVNASLVENSIHYHANINLGIAVALEWGLIVPTVREAEKREFANIAKTINDLAGRARTKKLSPDEVGGSTFTLTNPGIFGDEFGMPIINQPEAAILAIGALKKEPVVLTDAEGNDTIAIRSMQYYCLGFDHRLIDGADAGKFMSEFKRTLETWDRVIG; encoded by the coding sequence ATGCCAACCGACGTGATCATGCCCCAGATGGGCGAGTCGATCGTTGAGGGCACTATAACCAAGTGGCTCAAGAAGGTCGGCGACACCGTCGAGAAGGACGAGCCACTGTTTGAGATTTCTACGGACAAGGTCGATGCGGAGATACCTTCGCCCGTAGCGGGAGTCCTCACGGAGATCAAGTTTCCTGAAGGGGCAACGGTCGGGATCAACACGGTAGTCGCGGTGTTGGGAGAGAGCGGGTCGGTAGCGAAGGTTGCCGCCAGTCCCAAATCCACCGAGAAAGCTGCCGCGCCGAAGTCGGCTTCCTCTGCAACTTCGCCAGCGAAGTCCGAGCCTGAGGCTGTTTCAGAAACGAAGGCGCCGCCGGCAGCGGCAAGAGCCACCAGCAGTGGTATCGAGATTGTGATGCCGCAGATGGGCGAATCGATCTTCGAGGGGACCATCACCAAGTGGTTAAAGAAGGTTGGCGATACCGTCGAGAAAGACGAGTCTTTATTCGAGATTTCAACCGACAAGGTGGATGCGGAGATTCCTTCGCCGGTCGCCGGAGTGCTGACAGAGATCAAGGCGGCCGAGGGCGAGACAGTCCAGATCAATGTGGTGGTGGCGGTGATCGGCGGCAGCAGCACCTCGAATGCGGGCGATGGCACCTTTGGCGCAACTGAGGTTGCACCAAGGCTCGAGGTCAAATCGGGTGTTGAGTTCGAAGCAGCATCGCCAGCGACTCCAATCGGGGATGGACGGAAGGTCAAGTCATCGCCGCTGGTGAGAAAGATCGCGAAAGAGCACAACGTCGATCTGAAACTGGTGTCGGGCTCAGGGTCAGAAGGACGGATTAACAAAGACGACATTCTGCGCCACATCAGTCAACGCGGTGTGAAGGCCGCTGGCGCAACGAAGTCGCAGTCGTCCGCACCGCAGGTGCCCCAGCCCAAAGCGCTCACCTCCGATGTCGTTCCGCTGACGAAGATGCGCTCCATCATTGCGCAGCGCATGGTCGAGAGCAAGCGCACCATTCCGCATGTGCACTCGGTCTACAAGGTGGACATGACCCGGATTGCGCGCCTGCGCGAACGCGAGAAGGCGGGATTCGAGCAGCGCCATGGTGTGAAGCTCACATACATGCCATTCATCGCGGTGGCTGCGGTCGAGGCGCTGCGCCGCTTTCCCATCGTGAATGCGTCGCTCGTTGAAAACAGCATTCACTACCACGCAAATATCAATCTCGGCATTGCGGTAGCGCTGGAGTGGGGGCTGATTGTGCCCACGGTGCGCGAGGCGGAGAAGCGGGAGTTTGCGAACATTGCGAAGACGATTAACGATCTTGCTGGACGTGCAAGGACAAAGAAGCTTTCGCCGGACGAGGTGGGCGGATCTACATTTACGCTGACCAATCCCGGCATCTTCGGCGATGAATTCGGCATGCCGATAATCAATCAGCCGGAGGCCGCGATCCTCGCGATCGGTGCATTGAAGAAGGAGCCCGTGGTGCTCACCGATGCCGAGGGCAACGACACGATTGCGATCCGGTCAATGCAGTATTACTGCCTGGGCTTTGATCATCGATTGATTGACGGTGCCGATGCCGGCAAGTTCATGAGCGAATTCAAGCGCACGCTGGAGACTTGGGACCGGGTGATCGGGTAG
- a CDS encoding FAD-linked oxidase C-terminal domain-containing protein, whose amino-acid sequence MSAAEVMREHHSHGESTHPPALPDLVCFPRSTDEVSEILRVSARHGLPVVPFGAGTSLEGHVHAVRGGICIDMRQMNRVLRISAADMDVTVEAGISRGQLIKALESTGLTFFIDPGADATIGGMASTRASGTTAVRYGTMRENVLGLTVVLADGRVIHTGTRARKSSAGYDLTHLFVGAEGTLGVITEVTLRLHALPESVAVAVSAFPTVKDAVETVIEVIQLGVGVARIEFLDDRMVAAINRYSHLDLVEQPTVLFEFHGISESVVAESARLAEQLALEHSASGLSWESSPAGRERLWRARHDAYYASRAVRPFSSVLTTDVCVPISRLAECIVATRADLDRVGFAATIVGHVGDGNFHVLCALGPEQIEEADAFAHRLVERAHVMGGTCTGEHGVGYGKKKYLEAEHGEALDTMRTLKRALDPENRMNPGKIVDLD is encoded by the coding sequence GTGAGCGCGGCGGAAGTCATGCGTGAGCACCACAGCCATGGGGAAAGCACGCACCCGCCGGCCCTGCCGGATTTGGTTTGCTTCCCGCGAAGCACAGACGAAGTCAGCGAAATACTGCGGGTGAGCGCCCGACATGGACTGCCGGTCGTTCCCTTCGGCGCAGGAACTTCGCTTGAAGGACACGTTCATGCCGTGCGCGGCGGCATCTGCATCGACATGCGGCAGATGAATCGCGTGTTGCGCATCAGTGCAGCAGACATGGATGTTACGGTTGAGGCGGGTATCAGCCGCGGACAACTGATCAAGGCGCTTGAGAGCACTGGACTCACGTTCTTCATCGATCCCGGCGCGGACGCCACCATTGGCGGAATGGCTTCGACACGCGCGTCTGGGACTACCGCCGTTCGCTATGGCACGATGCGCGAAAACGTGCTCGGTCTTACTGTTGTGCTCGCAGACGGCCGCGTCATTCATACGGGTACGCGCGCCCGCAAATCGAGTGCAGGCTATGATCTCACGCACCTTTTTGTCGGTGCCGAGGGAACGCTGGGCGTGATCACGGAGGTGACGCTACGGCTGCATGCGTTGCCAGAGTCGGTCGCGGTTGCCGTCAGCGCTTTTCCGACGGTCAAAGACGCGGTGGAAACAGTGATCGAGGTGATCCAGCTTGGCGTTGGTGTCGCCCGCATCGAGTTCTTAGACGACAGGATGGTCGCAGCAATTAATCGCTATTCGCATCTCGACCTGGTAGAGCAGCCAACGGTTTTGTTTGAGTTTCATGGCATCAGCGAGTCTGTTGTGGCGGAGTCTGCTCGCCTCGCCGAACAACTGGCCCTGGAACACAGCGCCTCCGGCCTCTCGTGGGAATCGAGTCCCGCCGGCAGAGAACGTCTTTGGAGGGCGCGCCACGATGCCTACTATGCCTCGCGGGCCGTTCGCCCTTTTTCCAGTGTTCTTACTACGGATGTGTGCGTCCCGATCTCGCGGCTCGCGGAGTGCATTGTGGCCACCCGCGCTGATCTCGATCGCGTCGGCTTTGCTGCCACCATCGTGGGTCACGTGGGTGATGGCAATTTTCACGTGCTTTGCGCGCTAGGCCCGGAGCAGATCGAAGAAGCCGATGCCTTTGCTCATCGTCTCGTGGAACGCGCCCATGTCATGGGCGGCACGTGTACCGGCGAACACGGTGTCGGCTACGGCAAGAAGAAATACCTCGAAGCGGAGCATGGTGAAGCGCTAGACACCATGCGGACCCTCAAGCGCGCGCTCGATCCGGAGAACCGCATGAACCCGGGCAAAATAGTCGATTTGGATTGA
- a CDS encoding VOC family protein — translation MPSTIPTSPSTLMPAMRYRDANAAIEWLCNVFGFERHAVYPGPNNTVGHAELTLGGGMIMLGSGKDDEYGRGFTSPSEIGDKETRNVYIVVPDADAVYARAKAAGGRIVRELQNTDYGSREFSVKDPEGHSWSVGTYDPWKTQG, via the coding sequence ATGCCATCCACCATTCCCACTTCCCCGTCTACCCTCATGCCCGCCATGCGCTACCGCGACGCCAATGCCGCTATTGAGTGGCTCTGCAATGTCTTCGGCTTCGAGCGCCATGCCGTCTATCCCGGCCCCAACAACACCGTCGGCCACGCTGAACTTACTCTCGGCGGCGGCATGATCATGCTCGGTTCAGGAAAAGACGACGAATACGGGCGCGGCTTCACGTCGCCGTCGGAGATTGGCGACAAGGAGACTCGCAACGTCTACATCGTCGTGCCGGATGCCGATGCCGTTTATGCCCGCGCCAAGGCGGCCGGCGGCAGAATCGTCCGCGAACTGCAGAACACCGACTACGGAAGTCGCGAATTCTCCGTGAAGGACCCCGAGGGCCATTCGTGGAGCGTTGGCACCTACGATCCGTGGAAAACGCAGGGGTAG
- a CDS encoding YkgJ family cysteine cluster protein, giving the protein MDTSLADAARKAGAWLACRPGCTQCCHGAFAINALDVARLQTGMRELHATNPGKAEAIERRAQSWVMEFGPDFPGDVVSGVLGTSEDDQERFEEFANEAACPALDPVTGLCDVYEWRPMTCRVFGPPVRMAEGDSLGCCELCFVGASEEETAACEMPVPHELEERLVEEIGDARETVVAFVLAG; this is encoded by the coding sequence ATGGATACGTCGCTGGCAGATGCGGCGCGAAAGGCGGGCGCATGGTTAGCGTGCCGTCCGGGATGCACGCAGTGCTGCCACGGTGCATTTGCGATCAACGCATTGGATGTTGCCCGGCTGCAAACAGGTATGCGGGAGTTGCATGCAACAAACCCGGGCAAGGCTGAAGCAATCGAGCGCCGCGCACAAAGTTGGGTGATGGAGTTCGGGCCAGATTTTCCCGGTGATGTGGTTTCCGGTGTGCTTGGAACTTCAGAGGATGACCAGGAGCGCTTCGAGGAGTTTGCGAATGAGGCGGCTTGCCCGGCGCTGGACCCGGTGACGGGACTTTGCGACGTTTATGAGTGGCGGCCGATGACGTGCAGGGTGTTTGGGCCTCCGGTTCGCATGGCAGAGGGAGATTCGCTGGGATGCTGCGAGCTCTGCTTCGTTGGTGCGAGCGAGGAGGAGACTGCCGCTTGCGAGATGCCTGTTCCGCATGAGCTCGAGGAGCGGCTTGTGGAAGAGATTGGCGATGCCCGGGAGACGGTGGTTGCTTTTGTATTGGCGGGATAG
- a CDS encoding DUF503 domain-containing protein, with amino-acid sequence MPVAQLTLELRIEHAQSLKDRRQVVRSMKDQLRQGFNISVAEMDEAVTWQSATLGVVAISGSRSYLHQLIEEVERAARRMSNELGAELTDSFWEYLES; translated from the coding sequence ATGCCTGTTGCCCAGCTTACCCTCGAACTCCGCATTGAGCATGCGCAGTCGCTGAAGGATCGGCGGCAGGTGGTGCGCTCGATGAAAGATCAGTTGCGGCAGGGATTCAACATCTCGGTTGCCGAGATGGATGAAGCGGTCACGTGGCAGTCGGCGACGCTGGGTGTGGTGGCCATCTCAGGATCGCGCAGTTATCTGCATCAGCTTATCGAAGAAGTGGAGCGGGCTGCGCGGAGGATGTCGAATGAACTCGGCGCGGAACTGACGGACAGCTTTTGGGAGTACCTGGAGAGCTGA
- a CDS encoding sigma-70 family RNA polymerase sigma factor — MSWESIIPNVLAGKGQALAPSTSVAPMDNEQFAAFYARSARSLWAYLARVSRDPALADDLTQESYVRFLCADHPLDGEVAARRYLFRIATNLLRDHWRRPQSSSIDEVPEEIFKAKCAIAQSDSQAMLEPAMALMRPRDRQLLWLAYAEGYSHHEIAEVTGLASASIRLLLFRARRKMARLLRESGGA; from the coding sequence ATGTCCTGGGAATCAATCATTCCGAATGTGCTGGCAGGCAAGGGACAGGCCCTTGCCCCGAGCACGTCCGTCGCGCCGATGGATAATGAGCAGTTCGCAGCGTTTTATGCGCGTTCTGCTCGATCGCTCTGGGCATACCTGGCGCGCGTAAGCCGCGATCCCGCGCTTGCTGACGATTTGACCCAGGAAAGCTATGTGCGTTTTCTCTGCGCTGATCACCCGCTGGATGGCGAAGTTGCAGCGCGGCGATATCTTTTTCGAATTGCAACCAATTTGTTGCGCGATCACTGGCGACGCCCGCAGTCTTCCTCCATTGACGAAGTGCCGGAAGAGATATTCAAGGCGAAATGCGCGATAGCCCAATCGGATTCTCAGGCCATGCTGGAGCCGGCAATGGCTTTGATGCGACCGCGCGATCGGCAGCTTTTATGGCTCGCTTACGCGGAAGGATATTCCCATCATGAGATCGCGGAAGTTACGGGGCTGGCTTCAGCAAGCATTCGGCTGCTGTTGTTTCGTGCGCGGCGCAAGATGGCCCGGCTGCTGCGAGAGAGTGGGGGCGCATGA
- a CDS encoding cytochrome D1 domain-containing protein has product MKLSAYASLVIVSCLASGAFAQSRLLVAEKGAQSLAIIDPGSGKVLASVPEGGITGHEVIASADGKLAFVPVYGNSGVGSPGTDGTNIAVIDIASRKVTGNIAFDHGIRPHCPMIGPKDKLLYVTTELDQTITIIDPKTLKIIGTLPTGQPQSHMLALSHDGRRAYTANVGPGTVSVIDIAARKVLKVIPVSGNTQRISISPDDKWVFTADQTKPQMAVIDTTTNTVAKWIPMEGIGYGSAPTPDGRWLLVALPDQNKVAVIDLKTMQVARTVAVGNYPQEIIVRPDGKSAYISCEKADSVDEIDATTWKVTRTIQTGKYADGLAWAGQ; this is encoded by the coding sequence TTGAAATTGAGTGCGTATGCTTCCCTCGTCATCGTCAGTTGCCTTGCGTCCGGCGCCTTCGCGCAGTCCCGCCTGCTGGTGGCGGAGAAAGGCGCGCAGAGCCTCGCCATCATTGATCCTGGCAGCGGAAAAGTGCTCGCCTCCGTCCCCGAAGGCGGCATCACAGGACACGAAGTCATTGCGTCCGCCGACGGCAAACTCGCCTTCGTGCCCGTATATGGCAACTCCGGCGTGGGCTCTCCCGGCACCGATGGCACCAACATCGCCGTCATCGACATCGCATCCCGAAAAGTCACAGGTAACATCGCTTTCGATCACGGCATCCGTCCGCACTGCCCCATGATCGGCCCGAAAGACAAACTTCTCTACGTCACCACGGAACTTGACCAGACCATCACCATCATCGATCCAAAAACGTTGAAGATCATCGGCACGCTCCCGACTGGCCAGCCCCAGAGCCACATGCTCGCCCTCTCGCACGATGGGCGTCGCGCCTACACCGCCAACGTCGGTCCCGGGACCGTCTCTGTCATCGACATCGCTGCGCGGAAAGTTCTCAAGGTCATTCCCGTCTCAGGGAATACCCAGCGCATTTCTATTTCGCCCGACGACAAATGGGTGTTCACCGCAGACCAGACCAAGCCGCAGATGGCCGTCATCGACACCACCACGAATACCGTCGCTAAATGGATACCCATGGAAGGCATCGGCTACGGCTCGGCACCTACACCCGACGGCCGCTGGCTTCTGGTTGCGCTTCCCGATCAGAACAAGGTCGCCGTCATCGACCTCAAGACCATGCAGGTCGCGCGCACGGTTGCAGTCGGCAACTATCCGCAGGAAATCATCGTCCGTCCCGACGGCAAATCCGCCTACATCTCCTGCGAAAAGGCCGACAGCGTCGACGAAATCGACGCCACAACATGGAAGGTCACCCGTACGATCCAAACCGGCAAATACGCTGATGGCCTGGCCTGGGCAGGGCAATAA
- the dut gene encoding dUTP diphosphatase, whose protein sequence is MLRVKLLEHGARLPVVAHPGEDLGYDVFSLETVLLEPRKTTRVRTGISVEARHPETGVALGLLVRDRSSMASKGIATTAGVIDAGYRGEVQIVMTNLGDASIEIKAGEKIAQMIPVPVLTGTVEQADALEDSARLAKGFGSSGR, encoded by the coding sequence ATGCTCCGCGTGAAACTTCTCGAACATGGTGCCCGCCTCCCCGTCGTCGCCCACCCCGGCGAGGACCTTGGCTACGACGTCTTCTCCCTCGAAACCGTCCTCCTCGAGCCGCGAAAAACCACCCGCGTCCGCACCGGCATCTCCGTTGAAGCCCGTCACCCCGAAACAGGCGTGGCGCTGGGATTACTCGTTCGCGACCGCTCTTCAATGGCTTCAAAGGGAATCGCCACCACCGCCGGCGTGATCGATGCCGGCTACCGCGGTGAAGTCCAGATCGTCATGACCAATCTCGGCGACGCGTCCATCGAGATCAAAGCCGGCGAAAAGATTGCCCAGATGATTCCTGTCCCCGTCCTCACCGGCACAGTTGAACAAGCAGATGCCCTGGAAGACTCTGCCCGCCTGGCCAAAGGCTTCGGGAGCTCTGGCCGTTAG
- a CDS encoding serine hydrolase domain-containing protein → MMRSELLVPIAASVLLASGIYAQTLPAPPENLPAKVDALFQKMDSTVSPGCSLSVMKDGKIIYERGYGMADLDHNIANTPTTVFHVASMSKQITAASILLLAQQGKLSLDDPARKYIPELPDFGTPVTIRQLIHHTSGLRDQWDLLGLSGWRYSLDLITNDDVLYVISHQKELNFPPGTKHLYSNTGYTLLGEIVKRVSGKSLREFTTANIFEPLGMKSTHFRDDHAEIVKNIAYGYAPAKDTFKLSVTNFDTVGATSLMTTVEDLALWDENFYNSRVGGPELVKQMLERGKLNSGEQLDYASGLVIGTYRGLNTVDHGGADAGYRSDLIRFPDQHFSSACLCNIATADPSDLNRKVAEIYLAKGMKPAAPVPSNDEKGIQLTPDQLKANIGIYLNQDDEVVRIFVKDNKLYAGQGSGDESYELKALAPNHFRLAVAPVDLTFDTPKPGAPAQLTIKSEDGKPDVSTAVPAFTPSESDLIEYAGAYSSDEIDPLYSLKIEEGKLVLHRLKADPDKLMPVTRDLFASSLGSIRFTRTPKGEIGGFLLTTGRIHNLRFSKGRPAIPAK, encoded by the coding sequence ATGATGCGTTCCGAGCTTCTCGTCCCGATAGCCGCGTCTGTTCTGCTTGCCTCAGGTATCTATGCCCAGACCCTACCCGCTCCCCCGGAAAACCTGCCCGCCAAAGTCGATGCCCTCTTCCAGAAAATGGACTCGACCGTCTCTCCGGGCTGCTCGCTCTCCGTCATGAAGGACGGCAAAATCATCTATGAACGCGGCTACGGCATGGCCGACCTCGACCACAACATTGCCAACACCCCCACCACTGTCTTCCATGTCGCTTCCATGTCGAAGCAGATCACCGCCGCTTCCATTCTTCTTTTGGCGCAGCAGGGCAAGCTCTCGCTCGACGATCCCGCCCGCAAATACATTCCCGAGCTCCCCGACTTCGGTACTCCAGTCACGATTCGCCAGCTCATCCACCACACCAGCGGCCTGCGAGATCAGTGGGACCTGCTCGGCCTTTCGGGGTGGCGCTACTCCCTCGATCTCATCACCAACGATGACGTGCTCTACGTCATCTCCCATCAGAAGGAACTCAACTTCCCGCCAGGTACAAAGCACCTCTACAGCAACACCGGGTACACCCTGCTCGGCGAAATCGTGAAACGCGTCAGCGGTAAGTCGCTCCGCGAATTCACCACCGCCAACATCTTTGAGCCCCTCGGCATGAAGAGCACCCACTTCCGCGACGATCACGCCGAGATCGTCAAGAACATTGCCTACGGATACGCACCTGCCAAAGACACCTTCAAGCTAAGCGTCACCAACTTTGACACCGTTGGCGCCACCAGCCTCATGACCACCGTCGAGGACCTCGCCCTCTGGGATGAAAACTTCTATAACTCCCGTGTCGGTGGTCCCGAACTCGTCAAGCAAATGCTCGAACGCGGCAAGCTCAACAGCGGCGAGCAGCTCGATTACGCCTCGGGCCTGGTCATCGGAACCTACCGCGGCCTCAACACGGTCGACCACGGCGGCGCCGATGCCGGATATCGCTCCGATCTCATCCGTTTTCCTGATCAGCACTTCAGCTCCGCGTGCCTCTGCAATATCGCTACCGCCGATCCCAGCGACCTTAATCGCAAAGTCGCCGAGATCTATCTCGCCAAGGGAATGAAGCCCGCCGCACCCGTTCCCTCCAACGACGAGAAGGGAATCCAGCTCACGCCCGACCAGCTGAAAGCAAACATAGGCATCTATCTCAACCAGGACGATGAGGTAGTCCGAATATTCGTCAAAGACAACAAGCTTTATGCCGGCCAGGGCAGCGGCGACGAAAGCTATGAGTTGAAAGCTCTGGCTCCCAATCACTTCCGCCTTGCGGTCGCGCCCGTCGACTTGACCTTCGACACGCCCAAACCCGGCGCCCCCGCTCAGCTCACGATTAAGTCGGAAGACGGGAAGCCCGACGTCTCTACCGCGGTGCCTGCCTTCACGCCCTCCGAAAGCGATCTCATCGAGTATGCCGGTGCCTACAGCAGCGACGAGATCGATCCTCTCTACTCGCTGAAGATTGAAGAGGGCAAACTCGTCCTCCACCGCCTCAAGGCTGATCCTGACAAGCTCATGCCGGTAACGCGCGACCTCTTCGCCTCATCACTCGGCAGCATCAGGTTCACGCGCACCCCCAAAGGCGAAATCGGCGGCTTCCTGCTAACGACCGGCCGCATCCACAATCTGCGCTTCAGCAAGGGCCGTCCAGCTATTCCAGCTAAATGA
- a CDS encoding AraC family transcriptional regulator: MLYLERIPAAPLAPFIRMLWYARVDRATHERQRILPTGCTQVIVNLARDYVLDCPEGRPEVRRPPALVVGARSVYEIVDTSDMADLIGIVFSPGGFAPFAFDAAHYFSNQTVALDELGSIWASDTRPLRDRLREMESPQTRLQCLEHFLTARFTSRLERRQRPPQIQFALRYFAHNPHIASVGETARQIGWSERRFSQVFREEVGLTPKVWCRVQRFQRAVRQLHTGSDIRWAELALDCGYYDQSHFANEFRAFSGVDATTYTARRTLWTNHISAD; the protein is encoded by the coding sequence TTGCTTTACCTGGAGCGCATTCCCGCCGCCCCGCTTGCGCCGTTCATCCGCATGCTGTGGTATGCCCGCGTGGATCGTGCCACTCACGAGCGCCAGCGCATCCTGCCAACCGGCTGCACACAGGTGATCGTCAATCTTGCCCGCGACTACGTGCTCGATTGCCCTGAAGGCCGCCCCGAAGTGCGCAGGCCCCCGGCTCTCGTCGTTGGTGCGCGCTCAGTTTATGAGATTGTCGACACCAGCGATATGGCGGATCTCATCGGCATCGTCTTCTCTCCCGGAGGATTTGCGCCCTTCGCATTCGATGCGGCTCACTACTTCAGCAACCAGACGGTTGCGCTTGATGAACTGGGCTCGATCTGGGCGAGCGACACGCGACCCTTGCGGGACCGGCTGCGCGAAATGGAATCTCCGCAGACCCGCCTGCAGTGTCTGGAGCATTTCCTCACCGCACGATTTACATCTCGGCTCGAACGGCGGCAGCGTCCTCCGCAGATTCAGTTTGCCCTCCGCTACTTCGCGCACAATCCCCACATCGCCAGCGTGGGCGAAACGGCGCGCCAGATCGGTTGGAGCGAGCGCCGCTTCTCGCAGGTCTTTCGCGAAGAGGTGGGACTTACGCCTAAAGTCTGGTGCCGCGTCCAGCGTTTCCAGCGTGCTGTCCGCCAGTTGCACACCGGTTCTGATATCCGCTGGGCCGAGCTGGCCCTCGACTGCGGTTACTACGATCAGTCGCACTTCGCCAATGAGTTCCGTGCCTTCTCAGGAGTCGATGCCACCACCTACACCGCACGCCGCACTCTCTGGACCAACCACATCAGCGCCGATTGA